In Candidatus Omnitrophota bacterium, the DNA window ACGCTGTAGACCAAAAGCAAAACGCCGGTGCGGGCGAGGATTTTATTTAATACGGCGCCTTGGCCGGTAAAGACCGTCTGGACAGCGCCGATGGCCATAATGCCGACGAGCGAAGCGGCCGCGATGGCGTCATGGTCCTTGGTGATCAAATTCACGGCAAAAGGGGTCAGCGACGCGGCCATGATGCAAACAAGATACTCCCTGGCGGCAAAGGCCTTTCCAAAACGCACGGCCAGCGTCATCTTGCCTGCTTTTGCGTCACCGTCAATGTCCCTCAAATTGTTGACAGCCAAAATGGCGCAGGATAAGAATCCGGTCCCCAAGCCGGCCACCACAACGGCCATGTTGATCTCCAGGGCCTGAACAAAATATGTTCCCGCAACGGCAACAGGGCCGAAAAATATAAAAACAAACAACTCTCCTAATCCCATGTAGGCCAAAGGCCTGGGCCCGGCCGTATAAAAAATACCGGACAGGACCGAAACAACACCGATGATGGCAATGGCGCTGCCGCCACGAAATACCAGATAAACGCACGCCAGTGCCGCCAAAAGAAAAACAAGGATGGCCGCAGAGATCATCGCGCGCGCAGATACTAAACCGGCCTGTGTGGCGCGCACGGGTCCTAAACGGTCCAAGGTATCCGCGCCTTTCTTAAAATCACAATAATCATTGGTGAAATTGGTGGCGATCTGAATGCACAACGCCCCAAAAAGCGCGGCCAATGCCGATGGGAAATGCCCCACGCCGTCGCCGAAGGCCATGGCTGTGCCGATCATGACCGGGGCTATGGCCGCGGGCAGGGTTTTAGGACGACTGGCTAAGATCCATGGATCCATACCTAGGGACGCTTGGGGAATTTGGAAAAATCGGGTTTGCGTTTCTGCATGAAAGCGTTGCGGCCTTCCTGGCCTTCTTGTGTCATATAAAAAAGCATGGTGGCATTGCCGGCGAGTTCCTGCAGACCGGCCTGCCCGTCGCAGTCGGCATTCAAGGCCGCTTTAAGACAACGGATGGCCATCGGTGAATTGGCAAGAATTTCTTTGCACCAGCCCACGGTTTCCTGTTCCAGACGCGCGTAAGGAACAACGGTATTGACCAGGCCCATGTCCAGGGCCTGTTTGGCATTATACTGGCGGCACAAGAACCATATTTCCCGCGCCTTTTTTTGCCCGACAATACGCGCCATATAACTGGCACCATATCCGCCGTCAAAAGAACCGACCTTGGGACCGGTCTGGCCGAACTTTGCATTGTCCGCGGCAATGGAAAGGTCGCACAATAAATGCAGAATATGCCCGCCGCCCACCGCGTAACCGGCGATCATGGCGATGATGGGTTTGGGGCAGGTGCGCATTTGCCGCTGGAAATCCAGGACATTGAGGCGATTGACCCCTTTGGCATCCTTATACCCGGCATTCCCGCGGATGCTCTGGTCTCCGCCGGAACAGAACGCTTCCTTGCCCTCGCCCGTCAGGATAACGACCCCGGTCTTGTCATCCATGCGCGCGTCATTGAGGGCATGGGACATCTCATCCACGGTCTGGGGGCGGAACGCATTGCGCATCCGGGGACGGTTGATGGTGATCTTGGCAATGCCGTCCATCTTGTGGTATTTGATGTCTTCGTATTGACCCGCATTGATCCAATGGAATTTCTTAGGCATTTATTTGTACCTTGGTATGAGATGAAAATGCGCGTGCATGACCACCTGGCCGGCGGCAGGTCCGCAATTGGCCGTGACATTATACCCATCGGGGCCGTGCTCTTTCTGGACAATGGCCTTGGCCTTGGCCAACAGATCAAAAGCGGCGTTCAATTCCGCGGGTGTTGACTCGAACACCGTCGCGTGATGGCGTTTGAGCACGACCAGCATATGTCCTTTGGTGATCGGCTTGATGTCATACAACGCGTAGGCCAGATCATTTTCCAGGACCTTGGGCAAATTCTTGCAAAACACGCAATCCGTCATGGGGTTTGTTTCAGACCTTCAGGGACCGTTGGAGCTCTTCCACGTCTTTCCTGGCCCTGGTCATGGGGACGTTAAAAATATCACAATAAACACGGGTGGCCAGTTCTTTTTCCCCTTCCATCAAAAGATACCGGACATCATACATGGTGGCCTTGCCTTTGGTGGGAAGTCTGCCGCGCCGGCGCGCGTCATTGATGGACCAAATACGGTAGATGTTCAAAAACACCAAAAAACAGACCAGAATAATAAGGATGGTGTACAACGCGGCCATAAGCACCTCCTGATTCATCCGTTGTCCTTGGCTTCTTTGGCGAAATCTTCAACCACTTTCTTGACTTCCATCTCGGCCTTGTTGATCCTGGCCTTGCAGACCTTGATGAGCTCCACCGCTTCCTTGACCTTCACCGACAACTCGTCCACGTCAATGTCTTCGCTCTCGATCTGGCCTATGATCTCATCCAGGCGCTCAACAGCTTTCGCGTATTTGATGTCCTGGGCCATGTCCTTAACGGACCTTCCTGACCTCGGCGGTAAAAACACCGTTGGCCAGTTCGGTCGTGATCTCCTGTTTCGGTTTTAAAACAGCGGTGGACCTGACGGCCTTGCCGCGGCCATCGCGGGTGATGCTAAAACCCCGCTTGAGCGTGTTCTTCGGGTCAGCCATTTCCGCCAATTTTTGATATGCCTGTATTTTAGCCCGTGAATTTTGAAGGCGCAAATGAATTGTTTTCTTTAGCCCATCGCCGCGGGAAGCCAGCGCCAAACGGGATGCCTTGGCCACCGTGACCGGCACCCGGATCAAGGTCTCGATCCTGCGCGCCATGTGTTCGTGATGCGCTTTAAAGAAATCCTTAGTTCCGGACTGCAAAGCCAGGGCGCGGGACTGAAGGTCGCCCAAAAATTCCCGCACGCGGTTGACCAAAAATTGCGCCACTGCGGTCGGGGTCTTGGCAAAGGTGTGCGCGGCCAGATCAGTCACCGTTGTATTGATCTCATGGCCGATGCCGCTTAAGACCGGCAGGCGCGATGCCGCTATTGCTTCAGCGATCATGGAACTGTCAAAACAGCTCAATTCCGCGATGGAACCGCCCCCGCGGGTGATGACAACCACATCCAAATCTCCAACAGCATTTAAGGTCTTAAGCGCGCTGACAACCGACTTTTCCGCGTTCTTGCCCTGCATCACGGCATTGATGGCAAAAACACGAAAACCATAACCGCTTTTTTTTAGTTCATCCAGAAAATCATGGTAGGCCGCGGAATCGTAAGACGTGATGAGACCCACGTTCAACGGCACGCGGGGCATGGTCAATTTCTTGTTCCGGTCCAGCGTTCCTTTTTGTTTTAACAGCGCGATCAGCCGCTGGCGGTCCTGCGCGATCTTGCCCAGCGTATAGACAGGGTCAATGTTCTCAACGATCAGGCGCACCTGGCCGTGGCCGGGATAAAAATCCACCTTGCACGAAAACTTGACTTCAATGTCATCCTTAAGGACGAAGGCGTTCTCGGCTTTTTGCAGGATAGCGTCAATGGCGGGACGGCGGGTGGCAAAAATGACCAGACCCACGCGCGCAATGATCTCATGGGTGGCGGGGTCTTTTTCGCACAGTTCAAAAAAGACGTGTTTCTTGTCCTTGCCGCGGTCATAGCCCTGGATCTCCCCGCACACCCATATCGGTTGGGGGAATCCGCTGGCCAGCACGTCGCGGATGAAATGATTCAACTCCGATACGGTCAAAAATTCATCACGCATTCTTGGCATGAAAATCAGTTTAACACCATCGGGGGGTTAAAACAAGAAAACCCTCCGTGAAATCATCCACGGAGGGTTTAAAAAACTAGAAAAAATATTTAATACCCGTTAATGGCTTAAGGCCAGCGCGGGTTCTTTATCGGTGAGCCCCAACAGCAAAGGCAAATTACTGATCGGCGTCACCTTGATGATGACCGGCATGAACCCGTCGATCTTCATGTTGCCGATGGGCTGCTGGTTGATGGGTAGCGGAATGCCCTTGCCGTCGCGTTTGATCTGCAAATTCAGCATCGCCGGGTCTAAGTTGATACCACCGTAGGGGTCTTTCTCAACCACAACCGCCCTATCGACATTACTTAACTGCGCGGCGTCGGGCTGAGGTTGGGCAAAGCCATACCCATATGCTCTTAATGCCGCCTCTATCTTTACGACTGTTGCGGCAGGTGACCGTGTCTTTCTTTGAAATTCATCCTTCGTTAGTCTCGTTAAGTCAGCGGTCACATGTATGTCTCCAATACCAACATCTCCCATGGAATAGGCTTCCCTATAACTTATGGTTGCCAGCTTATCAGCAATGTCTCGACTGATACCAATGGCAGTTAAAGATTTTAAAAACACATCGGAATTTTTGGGTAACCTTAAACCCAATCTACCTAAAGCCCTTTCAATTTCTTGCAATTCCTTCTCTTGAAAAGGATATACCTTCCCTGCCCACTCATAATTTATACCAAGCAAAGATTCTCTTGTATAACGCATTAAATCACCAACGGTAAAAATATCCAATTCCATGGCCTCCGGATCGGGGCTAATCAAATTAGCTGCCAATTGCTTAGAAAGTATGGTTGAAAGTTGGAGTTTTGCGTATCGTTCCAATTGTTTTCCTATCGCCCCATCCACCCTAGGCGCTTTGGCCGTCATCGCCGCGTCGGCAACAGCCTTTTCTAAAGCCTCCGGTCTTTTGGACTTCGGTTCATTGTATCCTTCAAATGGGATCGCCTTCGCCAAAACGGCTTGAGTGTTACCCACATTCAAATCCCGACTGGTCCTCTTAACTTCCTCATAAACCGCTTGCGCGATCTGTCCCTGCGCATCCTGCTCCAACGTCCACAATTCTCTCTTAAAAGGTGCGGACAATTCCTTGGTCAGGTCCTTTAACGCGCCCCGGACCTTCTTTTCTTTCCCTTTTGCATCGGTGAATTTCAAACTGCCATCAATATTGTCATACAGCAACCCGATCATGATCTTCTCATCGCTCCATCCAAGTTCTCGCAACTTGGCAAAAACGCGTTCCCAAATATCGCGGAACTTGGCTTCATAATCCGACTTCCTTTTCTCAGATTTCCACAAGCCCTGCTGTTTGATCTTCGCGGC includes these proteins:
- a CDS encoding 1,4-dihydroxy-2-naphthoate polyprenyltransferase — its product is MDPWILASRPKTLPAAIAPVMIGTAMAFGDGVGHFPSALAALFGALCIQIATNFTNDYCDFKKGADTLDRLGPVRATQAGLVSARAMISAAILVFLLAALACVYLVFRGGSAIAIIGVVSVLSGIFYTAGPRPLAYMGLGELFVFIFFGPVAVAGTYFVQALEINMAVVVAGLGTGFLSCAILAVNNLRDIDGDAKAGKMTLAVRFGKAFAAREYLVCIMAASLTPFAVNLITKDHDAIAAASLVGIMAIGAVQTVFTGQGAVLNKILARTGVLLLVYSVLFSAGWVLCSR
- the menB gene encoding 1,4-dihydroxy-2-naphthoyl-CoA synthase; translation: MPKKFHWINAGQYEDIKYHKMDGIAKITINRPRMRNAFRPQTVDEMSHALNDARMDDKTGVVILTGEGKEAFCSGGDQSIRGNAGYKDAKGVNRLNVLDFQRQMRTCPKPIIAMIAGYAVGGGHILHLLCDLSIAADNAKFGQTGPKVGSFDGGYGASYMARIVGQKKAREIWFLCRQYNAKQALDMGLVNTVVPYARLEQETVGWCKEILANSPMAIRCLKAALNADCDGQAGLQELAGNATMLFYMTQEGQEGRNAFMQKRKPDFSKFPKRP
- a CDS encoding HIT family protein; its protein translation is MTDCVFCKNLPKVLENDLAYALYDIKPITKGHMLVVLKRHHATVFESTPAELNAAFDLLAKAKAIVQKEHGPDGYNVTANCGPAAGQVVMHAHFHLIPRYK
- the xseB gene encoding exodeoxyribonuclease VII small subunit, translated to MAQDIKYAKAVERLDEIIGQIESEDIDVDELSVKVKEAVELIKVCKARINKAEMEVKKVVEDFAKEAKDNG
- the xseA gene encoding exodeoxyribonuclease VII large subunit — encoded protein: MPRMRDEFLTVSELNHFIRDVLASGFPQPIWVCGEIQGYDRGKDKKHVFFELCEKDPATHEIIARVGLVIFATRRPAIDAILQKAENAFVLKDDIEVKFSCKVDFYPGHGQVRLIVENIDPVYTLGKIAQDRQRLIALLKQKGTLDRNKKLTMPRVPLNVGLITSYDSAAYHDFLDELKKSGYGFRVFAINAVMQGKNAEKSVVSALKTLNAVGDLDVVVITRGGGSIAELSCFDSSMIAEAIAASRLPVLSGIGHEINTTVTDLAAHTFAKTPTAVAQFLVNRVREFLGDLQSRALALQSGTKDFFKAHHEHMARRIETLIRVPVTVAKASRLALASRGDGLKKTIHLRLQNSRAKIQAYQKLAEMADPKNTLKRGFSITRDGRGKAVRSTAVLKPKQEITTELANGVFTAEVRKVR